From the Kogia breviceps isolate mKogBre1 chromosome 15, mKogBre1 haplotype 1, whole genome shotgun sequence genome, one window contains:
- the LOC131742137 gene encoding mitochondrial import receptor subunit TOM22 homolog — protein sequence MAAAAAGPGAPLSPDELLPKGDAEKPEEELEEEDDEELDETLSERLWGLTEMFPERVRSAAGATFELSLFVAQKMYRFSRAALWIGTTSFMILVLPVVFETEKLQVEQQQQLQQRQILLGPNTGLSGGMPGALPSLPGKI from the coding sequence ATGGCTGCCGCCGCTGCCGGCCCTGGGGCGCCGCTGTCCCCGGACGAATTGCTTCCGAAAGGCGATGCTGAGAAACctgaggaggagctggaggaggaagaCGACGAGGAGTTAGATGAGACTCTGTCGGAGAGACTGTGGGGTCTGACGGAGATGTTCCCGGAGAGAGTCCGGTCCGCAGCTGGAGCCACTTTTGAGCTCTCCCTCTTCGTGGCTCAAAAAATGTACAGGTTTTCCAGGGCAGCCTTGTGGATTGGCACCACCTCTTTCATGATCCTGGTCCTTCCGGTCGTCTTTGAGACTGAGAAGTTGCAGGtggagcagcagcagcaactgCAGCAGCGGCAGATACTTCTAGGGCCTAATACAGGGCTGTCAGGAGGAATGCCCGGGGCTCTACCTTCACTTCCTGGAAAGATCTAG